From the genome of Thermogutta terrifontis, one region includes:
- the trxA gene encoding thioredoxin yields MSETCPWIISTTTATFEQDVLERSKEVLVVLDFWAPWCGPCRMLGPLLEKLAREKKGAFVLVKVNTDEMPELAAVFHVQGIPTVFALRDGRVVDYFTGALPESELRAWLDQLLPQEDEALVAQADALADRDPKSAEAKYREAISRNPKSIPGRIGLARLLAKQKRYDEAKSLLNELSDLGATSEEVEKLRAELELADSGETTDLRSLEAQVVANPGDLNLRLKYARALAATLRYQEALEEALRVVQTAQGEPKEEARKLMLQIFSILGAIHPLTEEYRRRLTMALF; encoded by the coding sequence ATGAGCGAGACCTGCCCGTGGATTATCTCAACGACCACTGCCACCTTCGAACAGGACGTCCTGGAACGTTCCAAAGAAGTTCTCGTGGTGTTGGACTTTTGGGCGCCGTGGTGTGGGCCATGCCGGATGTTGGGACCCCTGCTTGAAAAACTGGCTCGAGAGAAAAAAGGGGCTTTCGTCCTGGTGAAGGTCAATACGGATGAAATGCCGGAACTGGCAGCCGTGTTTCACGTCCAGGGGATTCCAACCGTCTTTGCACTGCGCGATGGACGCGTGGTGGACTATTTTACCGGAGCATTGCCGGAATCCGAGCTGAGGGCTTGGTTGGATCAATTACTTCCGCAGGAAGACGAAGCGCTAGTGGCACAGGCCGATGCCCTGGCCGATCGTGATCCAAAATCAGCGGAGGCCAAGTACCGCGAAGCTATTTCGCGGAATCCGAAGTCCATTCCCGGGCGGATCGGTCTGGCACGACTGCTCGCAAAGCAGAAACGGTACGATGAAGCCAAATCCTTGCTCAACGAACTGAGCGATCTGGGAGCGACGTCGGAGGAAGTGGAAAAGCTGCGGGCGGAGTTGGAACTTGCGGACTCGGGTGAGACAACCGATTTGCGATCCTTGGAAGCCCAGGTCGTGGCCAACCCAGGGGATTTGAATCTCCGCCTGAAATATGCCCGTGCCCTGGCTGCCACCCTCCGTTACCAAGAGGCTTTAGAGGAAGCACTCCGTGTGGTGCAAACAGCCCAGGGTGAGCCGAAGGAAGAAGCCCGAAAATTAATGCTTCAGATCTTCAGCATCCTCGGGGCCATTCATCCTCTGACAGAAGAGTATCGCCGACGTCTGACAATGGCACTGTTTTGA
- the uvrA gene encoding excinuclease ABC subunit UvrA, producing MPDKDELSVEATLINVRGARVHNLKNVDVSIPLGRLVVITGPSGSGKSSLAFDTLHAEGQRQYLETLTPHLRRFIPQLERPDVDWVEGLPPTVAIDQRGGPPPPRSTVGTLTEVYDLLRLLYVRVGELQCPKCLVPVVSQSPQEICQAILSLPEGTRLILLAPIPIKKSRKAPELVATIRKLGFPRVRLNGQLCDLDDLTPKTLEGQCRVEVVVDRVIIKPAVETRLRESLHTTLRISDGQAIVSYEVAGEGGEPVWVDQVFSTVRRCSRCGEIYPEVDLRTLSFFSPHGACPQCEGLGVVDRFDPNLVIDFSRGLENGAVRLWKDARAKLKHHAKKIERLMKQGGFDWSTPLEKIPEEFRAKLIFGARPSDQNSDRSPANSQPTRRTRSTEFVGLLQLLEVEYELLAEDWQRREWAAYRSQVACPSCQGARLGALGRSVMIEGVPIHALCAWTIPEVRAFLERLSLPPYQQSVAAPIIKEIVHRLDFLNQVGLDYVTLDRRGETLSGGELQRVRLAAGLGAVLSDVCYIVDEPSIGLHPRDNDRLIASLRQLVDRGNTVIVVEHDEAIIRAADWVIDMGPGAGPAGGQVVAEGTVADIMTHPHSMTGRYLAGQEVIPIPTGRRQPQPGREIVLVGVTTNNLKNITVEFPLGLFICITGVSGSGKSSLLSMTLAPALKRALLGLGSRGAGYQEIRGFENVDRVVDVDQTPIGRSPRSNVATYTGVFDEIRRVFATTRDARRLGFRADRFSFNNPAGRCPVCQGLGQQKIEMDFLPDMYVTCPACLGRRFNPQTLEVRYRDKTIADVLEMSIEEALDFFENFPAIETVLRCLREVGLGYLQLGQKAVALSGGEAQRIKLATELARGRQGKTVYLLDEPTTGLHKDDVRRLLSVLHHLVDAGNTVVVVEHHLDLIKSADWIIELGPEGGREGGNVVAMGTPEDLARHPNSPTGRYLAPILKRS from the coding sequence ATGCCCGACAAGGATGAGTTGAGCGTGGAGGCAACTCTCATCAATGTCCGCGGCGCGCGGGTTCACAATCTCAAAAACGTGGATGTTTCGATTCCGCTTGGCCGTCTGGTCGTGATCACCGGTCCGAGCGGTTCGGGGAAAAGCTCCCTGGCGTTTGACACACTCCACGCCGAGGGACAGCGCCAGTACCTGGAGACACTGACGCCGCACCTGCGGCGGTTCATTCCACAGCTGGAACGCCCGGATGTGGATTGGGTGGAGGGACTACCGCCGACGGTGGCCATCGATCAACGGGGCGGTCCCCCACCACCTCGAAGCACCGTGGGAACTCTCACTGAAGTGTATGACCTCCTGCGCCTTCTGTACGTGCGGGTGGGCGAACTCCAGTGTCCTAAATGTTTGGTGCCGGTCGTCAGTCAATCGCCCCAGGAAATCTGTCAGGCAATTCTGTCCCTTCCCGAAGGCACACGCCTCATCCTTTTGGCTCCTATTCCAATCAAGAAATCGCGAAAGGCTCCGGAATTAGTGGCCACAATCCGCAAATTGGGGTTCCCGCGGGTTCGGCTTAATGGGCAATTATGCGATCTGGACGACCTCACGCCCAAAACTCTCGAGGGACAGTGCCGCGTGGAAGTAGTGGTCGACCGCGTGATCATCAAGCCCGCCGTCGAAACGCGGCTGCGTGAATCGCTTCATACAACCCTCAGAATTTCGGATGGGCAGGCGATTGTTTCTTACGAAGTTGCGGGAGAAGGCGGTGAACCCGTTTGGGTGGACCAGGTTTTCAGCACTGTTCGGCGTTGCTCTCGCTGCGGTGAAATTTACCCCGAGGTCGATCTTCGAACTCTCAGCTTTTTCAGTCCTCACGGTGCGTGTCCGCAGTGCGAGGGCCTTGGTGTGGTGGATCGATTTGATCCCAACCTGGTGATCGACTTTTCGCGAGGATTGGAAAACGGGGCGGTGCGACTGTGGAAAGATGCCCGCGCTAAACTGAAGCATCATGCAAAAAAGATCGAGCGACTCATGAAGCAGGGCGGATTTGATTGGTCAACGCCGCTGGAAAAAATTCCCGAAGAGTTCCGTGCAAAGCTCATTTTTGGGGCCCGACCTTCCGATCAGAATTCGGACAGATCCCCGGCAAATTCACAACCCACGCGTCGAACCCGAAGCACAGAATTCGTGGGCCTTCTCCAGCTTCTGGAAGTGGAATATGAGCTGTTGGCAGAAGACTGGCAGCGGCGTGAATGGGCGGCGTATCGGTCCCAGGTGGCCTGCCCATCCTGTCAGGGGGCACGTCTCGGTGCGCTTGGACGCTCTGTGATGATCGAGGGGGTACCCATTCACGCCCTCTGTGCATGGACGATTCCAGAGGTGCGTGCCTTTCTGGAAAGGCTAAGTCTTCCACCGTATCAGCAGAGCGTGGCAGCGCCGATCATTAAGGAGATCGTGCATCGGTTGGATTTTCTCAATCAGGTGGGACTCGATTATGTCACGCTGGATAGACGGGGCGAAACCTTAAGCGGGGGGGAACTTCAGCGAGTACGCTTGGCAGCCGGGTTAGGCGCCGTATTAAGCGACGTATGTTACATCGTGGATGAGCCATCGATTGGGCTTCACCCGCGGGACAATGACCGCCTCATTGCCAGCCTCCGTCAACTTGTCGATCGTGGAAACACGGTCATCGTGGTGGAGCACGATGAAGCTATCATCCGGGCGGCAGACTGGGTGATTGATATGGGACCTGGCGCTGGACCGGCTGGAGGACAGGTTGTCGCGGAGGGAACGGTGGCCGACATCATGACTCATCCCCACTCTATGACGGGGCGTTACCTTGCCGGCCAGGAGGTTATTCCCATTCCCACCGGGCGTCGTCAGCCACAACCAGGGCGTGAAATTGTTCTCGTAGGGGTCACCACGAACAACCTCAAGAATATCACGGTTGAATTTCCGCTCGGACTGTTTATCTGCATCACGGGTGTGAGTGGTTCTGGAAAGAGCTCGCTCCTCAGTATGACTCTTGCCCCAGCCTTAAAACGGGCGCTCCTCGGCCTGGGAAGCAGGGGCGCCGGATATCAGGAAATACGGGGCTTCGAAAACGTAGACAGGGTTGTGGATGTCGATCAAACACCCATTGGCAGGTCGCCTCGCAGTAACGTGGCGACCTATACTGGGGTGTTTGACGAGATCCGACGGGTCTTTGCCACCACACGTGATGCCCGCCGATTAGGATTTCGGGCTGATCGATTCAGCTTCAATAATCCGGCCGGTCGCTGTCCCGTATGCCAGGGATTGGGGCAACAGAAGATCGAGATGGATTTTTTGCCTGATATGTACGTGACCTGCCCGGCGTGTCTCGGCCGCCGATTCAATCCCCAAACCTTGGAGGTTCGTTACCGGGACAAGACCATCGCCGACGTATTGGAGATGTCGATAGAGGAAGCCCTGGACTTCTTCGAAAATTTTCCCGCCATCGAAACGGTTCTGCGATGCCTGCGGGAGGTCGGGCTGGGCTATCTTCAGCTTGGGCAAAAAGCCGTGGCGCTGTCGGGCGGGGAAGCCCAGCGAATCAAGCTGGCAACCGAGTTGGCTCGAGGACGCCAGGGAAAAACGGTGTACCTTCTCGACGAGCCGACCACCGGCCTTCATAAGGATGACGTACGGCGGCTTCTCTCCGTGCTGCATCACTTGGTCGACGCAGGAAACACTGTGGTCGTGGTGGAGCATCACCTGGACCTGATCAAATCGGCCGACTGGATTATCGAACTGGGGCCCGAGGGGGGCCGCGAAGGGGGCAACGTGGTGGCGATGGGAACGCCCGAGGATTTAGCCCGTCATCCGAACAGCCCTACCGGCCGCTATTTGGCTCCAATTCTAAAACGGAGCTAG
- a CDS encoding DUF1559 domain-containing protein yields the protein MLYVTKCRQSRSPGFTLVELLVVIAIIGILIALLLPAVQAAREAARRSQCTNNLKQITLAMANYEQAVKSLPPGRMGSDCSDYYGLAPTSGANAVPDYKRQGTSGFVMLLPYLEAKNIYDQIGFQLGAIAPANCGIGPSTTGWLNLIPNYDQLFRTRPQVFVCPSSTDEPLYSVNNPTPVYSTGCYALCSGSIGPSQGISGAVKAGNTGMFMYIRSLKYADCTDGLSNTFFVGEVIKSHTAEGVNRWWIAGRHTDSLRTTDNPLNTPPGQGVVYGSNNGAFGSFHPGGGNFGFGDGTVRFISDTIDLAVYRALSTRDGGETNTGGY from the coding sequence ATGCTGTACGTCACAAAGTGTCGCCAATCGCGGTCTCCTGGCTTCACACTTGTGGAGCTTCTCGTCGTGATCGCCATTATTGGGATTCTCATTGCCCTTCTATTACCGGCCGTACAGGCCGCCCGGGAAGCGGCACGCAGATCCCAGTGCACGAACAACTTGAAGCAGATCACGCTTGCTATGGCTAATTACGAGCAGGCCGTGAAATCTCTGCCTCCGGGTCGAATGGGGTCAGACTGTTCGGATTACTATGGCCTCGCCCCGACTTCAGGTGCCAATGCTGTGCCGGATTACAAGCGCCAAGGGACCAGCGGCTTCGTCATGCTGCTTCCCTATTTGGAAGCGAAAAACATTTACGACCAAATCGGTTTCCAATTGGGGGCCATCGCACCGGCAAACTGCGGTATTGGTCCTTCAACAACGGGTTGGTTGAATCTTATTCCCAACTACGATCAACTCTTCCGCACCCGGCCGCAGGTCTTCGTGTGCCCATCATCCACGGACGAGCCACTTTATTCGGTAAACAATCCGACGCCCGTCTATTCTACGGGTTGTTACGCGCTGTGCTCTGGTTCGATCGGCCCCAGCCAGGGCATTAGCGGAGCTGTTAAAGCCGGTAACACGGGGATGTTCATGTACATTCGCTCTCTGAAATATGCTGACTGCACGGATGGGTTGAGCAATACATTTTTCGTCGGTGAAGTGATCAAATCTCACACAGCTGAGGGTGTGAATCGCTGGTGGATCGCAGGGCGACACACAGATTCGTTGCGGACTACCGACAATCCCCTCAACACCCCACCGGGACAAGGGGTGGTCTACGGCTCCAATAACGGGGCCTTTGGAAGTTTTCATCCCGGTGGTGGGAATTTTGGGTTCGGTGACGGTACGGTCCGGTTTATTTCGGATACGATTGACTTGGCCGTTTATCGCGCCCTATCCACCCGAGATGGTGGTGAGACCAACACCGGCGGATACTGA
- the sdhB gene encoding succinate dehydrogenase iron-sulfur subunit: MAAAHTPSSPVREFLVEVKRQDGPGRPSYWERFRVPYESDMNVISVLQKIAQLGVNAEGKPVPPVAWECNCLEEVCGACTMVINGRVRQACTALVDKLLADRPAGIRLEPMTKFPVIRDLVVDRTRIFATLKKIKAWIPVDSYLDLGPPLRQSQEMQEIAYVLSKCMSCGCCMEACPQYLKIEVKRLPGESEDDYRRREAEITNRHFMGAAAIAQIDLFNSHPVGKMNSRDRLDALISEGGIQVCGNAQNCVKVCPKEIPLTTSIARMGRAATIHMFRNWFER, from the coding sequence ATGGCCGCTGCTCATACACCGTCCAGTCCAGTACGTGAGTTTCTCGTAGAAGTCAAGCGACAAGATGGCCCCGGGCGACCGAGCTATTGGGAGCGCTTTCGTGTTCCCTATGAATCGGACATGAACGTCATCAGCGTTCTTCAAAAGATCGCACAACTCGGTGTCAACGCTGAAGGAAAACCCGTTCCCCCGGTGGCCTGGGAGTGCAACTGTCTGGAGGAAGTTTGCGGGGCATGTACGATGGTGATTAACGGGCGTGTGCGGCAGGCGTGCACCGCGTTGGTGGATAAACTCCTGGCAGATCGGCCGGCGGGCATACGGCTGGAGCCGATGACCAAGTTTCCGGTCATCCGCGATTTAGTGGTGGACCGGACCCGCATTTTCGCCACGCTCAAAAAGATCAAAGCGTGGATTCCTGTGGACAGCTATCTGGACCTGGGTCCCCCATTGCGGCAATCCCAGGAAATGCAGGAGATCGCCTACGTGCTCAGCAAATGCATGAGCTGTGGTTGCTGCATGGAAGCATGCCCGCAGTACTTGAAAATCGAGGTCAAGCGGCTGCCTGGAGAATCAGAAGACGATTATCGCCGGCGTGAGGCCGAGATTACCAACCGACATTTCATGGGAGCAGCCGCCATCGCGCAGATCGATCTTTTCAACAGCCACCCCGTGGGCAAAATGAACAGTCGCGACCGCCTTGACGCCCTCATTTCCGAAGGCGGCATTCAGGTCTGTGGGAACGCCCAAAATTGCGTTAAAGTGTGTCCGAAGGAAATCCCCCTGACCACCTCCATAGCCCGGATGGGAAGAGCCGCCACAATTCATATGTTCCGCAACTGGTTTGAGCGGTGA
- the sdhA gene encoding succinate dehydrogenase flavoprotein subunit — translation MDEMHVVVVGGGLAGLSATMKLAELGVRVDLVSLTPVKRSHSVCAQGGINSVNHLTRQLGDSEWKHFDDTVYGGDFLQHQPPVKEMTEWAPRIIDLMDRLGVTFNRTPEGFRDQRRFGGTLYPRTAFAGATTGQQLLYALDEQVRRWEVAGKVRKYEFWDYLGPILDENGICRGCVVQDLVSMEIRALPADAVVIASGGCGVIFGRSTMSMACNGSAASRTYQAGAKYGNPEFIQVHPTAIPGADKLRLMSESARGEGGRIWVPRRPQDPRPPQEIPEHERYYFLEERYPKYGNLVPRDIATREIFKVCTEEGLSVEKDRLCVYLDLTHLPREVLDRKLGGILEIYQKFQGVDPRVVPMKIFPAVHYSMGGLWVDYERTEAGGLRIGSPRNHHTSLQGVFAVGECDYQYHGANRLGANSLLSCIFSGLIVAPSIVSYIEILHQNGQRKISSRLLELAEREHRQRFESLLSRPADGENPYALHQELGKVMTRAATVVRHNDELDRAYAQVCELQERAARCGIADRGLWTNQNVVFVRALMDMFPLAKAILKGARLRDECRGAHFKPEFQLPSITATDPAERRRQAEEWCDRFEENNRRWLKSTIAVCGPNGDPEISYEEVDTSLIPPRPRLYGVVGGEVIEEVWKERTRAKQQAVRV, via the coding sequence ATGGATGAGATGCACGTTGTCGTTGTGGGCGGTGGTTTGGCAGGTCTATCCGCGACGATGAAACTTGCCGAACTGGGCGTCCGCGTTGATCTCGTGAGTTTGACGCCCGTCAAACGCTCTCACAGTGTGTGTGCGCAGGGTGGGATCAACAGCGTGAACCATCTTACCCGGCAGTTGGGCGACAGTGAATGGAAGCATTTCGACGACACAGTGTATGGGGGGGATTTCCTGCAACATCAACCACCGGTCAAAGAGATGACCGAATGGGCCCCCCGAATCATCGACCTGATGGATCGGCTGGGGGTCACGTTTAATCGCACCCCGGAAGGATTTCGTGATCAGCGGCGATTCGGGGGCACCCTGTACCCTCGTACGGCATTCGCGGGAGCCACAACAGGCCAGCAGCTTCTCTATGCCCTGGATGAGCAGGTACGGCGCTGGGAGGTCGCCGGGAAAGTCCGCAAGTATGAATTCTGGGACTATTTGGGTCCCATACTGGACGAAAATGGTATCTGCCGCGGATGCGTAGTTCAGGACCTGGTCAGCATGGAAATCCGCGCCCTGCCGGCGGACGCGGTGGTTATTGCCTCCGGAGGATGCGGGGTCATCTTTGGGCGATCGACGATGTCTATGGCTTGCAATGGGAGTGCCGCGAGTCGTACTTACCAGGCCGGCGCCAAGTATGGCAACCCAGAGTTTATCCAAGTGCATCCGACTGCAATTCCGGGGGCTGATAAACTTCGGCTCATGAGCGAGTCCGCCCGCGGGGAAGGAGGCCGGATCTGGGTTCCTCGCCGTCCCCAAGACCCCCGACCGCCACAGGAGATCCCTGAGCACGAACGGTATTACTTCCTCGAAGAGCGATATCCAAAATACGGGAACCTGGTGCCAAGAGATATTGCCACGCGTGAGATTTTCAAGGTCTGTACCGAAGAGGGACTGAGCGTTGAGAAGGATCGGCTCTGCGTATACCTCGATCTCACGCACCTACCGCGGGAGGTCCTCGACCGGAAGCTGGGCGGTATTCTGGAGATTTACCAGAAGTTTCAGGGGGTCGATCCTCGTGTTGTGCCCATGAAAATCTTTCCGGCTGTGCATTATTCGATGGGTGGGTTGTGGGTGGATTATGAACGCACGGAGGCAGGCGGGTTACGGATTGGCTCTCCGCGCAATCATCACACATCTTTGCAGGGCGTGTTCGCCGTTGGTGAGTGCGACTACCAGTATCACGGCGCCAACCGACTGGGCGCAAATTCCCTGCTCTCCTGTATCTTCAGCGGTTTGATCGTCGCGCCAAGCATTGTTTCGTACATTGAGATCCTCCATCAGAATGGGCAGCGCAAAATCTCCAGTCGGTTGCTGGAACTGGCCGAGCGTGAACATCGACAGCGATTCGAATCGCTTCTCTCACGCCCTGCAGATGGGGAAAATCCGTACGCCCTCCATCAGGAATTGGGAAAAGTAATGACGAGGGCAGCCACCGTTGTGCGCCACAACGACGAACTTGATCGAGCGTACGCTCAGGTGTGTGAGCTTCAGGAGCGTGCCGCTCGGTGTGGGATCGCCGATCGTGGGCTATGGACCAATCAAAATGTTGTCTTTGTGCGAGCGCTTATGGATATGTTCCCTCTGGCCAAGGCGATTCTGAAAGGCGCGCGGCTGCGGGACGAATGCCGAGGTGCCCATTTCAAGCCGGAGTTCCAGCTCCCTTCCATCACCGCGACTGATCCAGCAGAACGTCGAAGACAAGCCGAAGAGTGGTGTGATCGGTTTGAGGAGAACAATCGCCGGTGGTTGAAATCAACCATTGCTGTCTGCGGCCCGAACGGTGATCCAGAGATTTCGTACGAAGAGGTTGATACGTCGCTCATTCCCCCACGACCGCGCTTGTATGGCGTGGTAGGCGGAGAGGTGATTGAAGAGGTTTGGAAAGAGCGAACCCGGGCCAAGCAACAGGCGGTCAGAGTGTGA
- a CDS encoding succinate dehydrogenase cytochrome b558 subunit: protein MAWFDLASFMGKHEFAIRRLHSFTGLVPVGGFLIFHLATNASIADGVEIFQYRVGLIHSLGPTTIMLLEWPFIFLPIIFHAVIGMMIVSRGKRNLRQYPYLENFRYTLQRWTGVIAFFFIFWHVFHMHGWFKFDWWVENVAKPLGGKQFDPANVITAAKAIQASPIIEVLYAVGVLSCVYHFVNGIWTFGITWGIWISPRAQRAASIFCLIVGLFLGGIAVTALYGMATAKESPQTANRVLVPLPMPGVPAE from the coding sequence GTGGCATGGTTCGATCTCGCATCTTTCATGGGAAAGCATGAGTTCGCCATTCGGCGGCTTCACTCATTCACCGGATTGGTTCCGGTGGGTGGGTTTCTTATCTTCCATCTGGCCACAAATGCGTCAATAGCAGACGGCGTGGAAATCTTTCAGTATCGAGTGGGTCTCATTCATAGCCTGGGACCCACCACGATCATGCTCCTGGAATGGCCATTCATATTCCTGCCGATCATTTTCCACGCGGTGATCGGCATGATGATCGTCTCACGAGGGAAGCGGAACCTCCGCCAGTATCCCTATTTGGAGAATTTTCGCTACACACTTCAACGTTGGACGGGCGTGATCGCATTCTTTTTCATTTTCTGGCATGTCTTTCACATGCATGGTTGGTTTAAGTTCGACTGGTGGGTGGAAAATGTGGCCAAACCCTTGGGGGGAAAACAGTTCGATCCTGCCAATGTGATTACAGCGGCCAAAGCAATCCAGGCTTCGCCCATTATTGAAGTTCTATACGCCGTGGGTGTGCTTTCCTGTGTCTATCATTTTGTCAATGGAATTTGGACGTTCGGAATAACATGGGGGATCTGGATTAGCCCCCGCGCGCAGCGGGCGGCTTCCATCTTTTGCCTGATCGTCGGTCTGTTTTTGGGAGGTATCGCAGTCACTGCGCTGTATGGGATGGCGACAGCCAAGGAGTCGCCCCAAACCGCAAATCGAGTGTTGGTTCCGCTTCCCATGCCAGGCGTCCCGGCAGAGTAG
- a CDS encoding response regulator, producing the protein MRIYHPWLLVADDDPIFRETVQQVLEAEGYRTLLASTGEEAVALARQRDVHVLLLDFHMPRLTGLEAFRLVRQVKHNVPCILMSGAIDPETIEQARREAVFEILTKPFSARQLSTVVRNALTQKYGF; encoded by the coding sequence ATGCGAATCTACCACCCCTGGCTTCTCGTCGCCGATGACGACCCGATTTTCCGCGAGACCGTCCAGCAGGTGCTAGAGGCGGAGGGATATCGCACTCTTCTCGCGTCCACTGGAGAGGAAGCCGTGGCCCTGGCCCGACAGCGGGATGTCCATGTTCTCCTTCTGGACTTTCACATGCCGCGGCTCACCGGCCTGGAAGCATTTCGCCTTGTCCGTCAGGTCAAGCACAACGTCCCGTGCATTCTCATGTCGGGGGCCATCGACCCCGAGACTATTGAACAGGCACGACGAGAGGCCGTATTTGAGATCCTCACCAAGCCGTTTTCCGCCCGCCAGCTTTCCACCGTTGTCCGAAACGCGCTTACCCAAAAATACGGGTTTTGA
- the nusG gene encoding transcription termination/antitermination protein NusG, which produces MPIRPKEPDIFPENLLDESVSLAREGRWWALYTKARQEKILMQRLRELRISHYCPLVPKRTKTPKGRIFTSYIPLFSGYVFLCGQDEDRYRAVTTNCVSRCIEVPDRETLVSELRSIQRVIASGLPILPESRITAGTRVRIRSGPLAGIEGVVISRHGEERFIVMVSFIQQGASLLADLVELEPIAEGC; this is translated from the coding sequence ATGCCCATTCGGCCGAAAGAGCCCGATATCTTCCCGGAAAACCTGCTCGACGAAAGTGTTTCATTGGCCCGAGAAGGCCGATGGTGGGCACTTTACACGAAGGCACGCCAGGAGAAAATCCTGATGCAACGCCTTCGCGAACTGCGAATTTCCCACTACTGCCCACTGGTACCTAAGCGTACCAAGACGCCTAAAGGTCGCATATTCACCTCGTATATTCCCCTCTTCTCGGGTTATGTGTTTCTCTGCGGACAAGACGAGGATCGTTATCGGGCTGTCACAACGAACTGCGTGTCAAGGTGCATTGAAGTACCCGACAGGGAGACGTTGGTGAGCGAGCTCCGTTCCATCCAACGGGTGATCGCTTCGGGGCTGCCAATTCTGCCGGAGTCCCGAATCACAGCAGGAACCCGCGTGCGAATTCGGTCAGGTCCCCTCGCGGGCATCGAAGGCGTCGTCATTTCACGCCACGGCGAGGAAAGATTTATCGTGATGGTTTCCTTCATCCAGCAGGGAGCGTCCCTCTTAGCCGACCTGGTCGAATTGGAACCAATCGCCGAAGGATGCTGA
- a CDS encoding sugar transferase has protein sequence MAWFLALGIAPIVLPVTGLLVLLVRLTSRGPGLYRQLRVGKNGKVFWIYKIRTMYCDAEKETGPVWTAENDPRVTPVGRVLRRFHLDELPQLFNVLKGEMTLVGPRPERPEFAQVLARAVPGYLQRCAVLPGITGLAQINLPPDSDLDSVRRKLVLDLEYIERGNIWLDARILLCTALKLVGLPGLKIARWLRLTRTVRIPDWMRTEATHVANLPKTYTDAVSHSVSKPHNGHRHAFTSQWTPVRKPR, from the coding sequence ATGGCGTGGTTCCTCGCACTGGGTATTGCGCCAATTGTGTTACCAGTCACAGGGCTCCTCGTTCTGCTTGTCCGCTTAACGAGCCGCGGTCCTGGTCTGTACCGGCAATTGCGGGTAGGAAAAAATGGCAAGGTCTTCTGGATCTATAAAATCCGAACCATGTACTGCGACGCTGAAAAGGAAACCGGGCCGGTCTGGACGGCGGAAAACGATCCGCGGGTTACCCCTGTCGGCCGAGTCCTCCGGCGATTTCATCTGGACGAATTGCCTCAACTCTTTAATGTGCTCAAAGGAGAAATGACGCTCGTCGGGCCGCGACCGGAAAGACCAGAATTTGCCCAGGTGCTCGCCAGAGCGGTTCCAGGGTACTTGCAGCGGTGTGCTGTTCTTCCGGGCATCACTGGGTTGGCCCAAATCAATTTGCCCCCGGACTCTGATCTGGACTCCGTTCGCCGGAAACTGGTGCTGGATCTGGAATACATCGAGCGGGGAAATATCTGGCTGGATGCGCGGATCCTGCTCTGCACCGCGCTGAAACTGGTGGGCCTGCCGGGGTTGAAAATTGCCCGATGGCTTCGGTTGACCCGCACCGTCCGCATTCCTGATTGGATGCGAACTGAGGCGACACATGTGGCGAATCTCCCGAAGACCTACACTGATGCAGTGTCCCACTCGGTTTCCAAGCCGCACAACGGACATCGCCATGCATTTACCAGCCAATGGACACCAGTCCGAAAACCTCGTTAG